The following are encoded in a window of Clostridium thermarum genomic DNA:
- a CDS encoding M1 family metallopeptidase codes for MRNKKVIIGLIMALTLSVPVGGYLVYNSVTVSRQTTIQQEVNSKGGGKNKAEDTAKEEITHPREWEDGEELRLTENRNAYKLQIALDEKGKKILGHQKIKFRNNYNTSLKDIVFHLYPDSYNTAETRPSIGGTPPKLAEIEIGDIKIDRVNYNGEAMSYSEDNQILKIKLNKELKPGEVGEVTIDFTLKIPYSQDRLGYCRNQYSITNWYPILSIYDETEGSWDENPFHPVGESNYSDCSDYMVEIAVPKDVVVITTGVQIAKKNEGDLNKNIFEADNTRDFVLFMSSEYKVVSKEVDGVKVNSYYLYEESTAKRMLDLACKSLQYFNDTFGKYPYPEYDVVESYLSGGAMEYPTVTQMGPYGKMSENYNANELTFYDEAVVHETAHQWFYSTIGNNEFEDPILDESFTSYATALFFEDLFGKDNPLGVKGSFLDNSYRYTSPIYRSTDKYTWNEFSVIVYKIGPVVLEDLRRQVGEEKFMEIFRTYYQTYKFKNATLEGFLKIIEEKSSKDISNYIRTAFTSDTYSTDALRLRN; via the coding sequence ATGAGAAATAAAAAAGTTATTATTGGCCTTATCATGGCGCTGACACTGTCCGTTCCTGTAGGGGGCTACTTGGTTTATAACAGTGTAACTGTCTCCCGGCAAACTACAATACAGCAGGAGGTAAATTCCAAAGGGGGCGGGAAAAATAAAGCTGAGGATACTGCAAAGGAAGAAATCACACATCCTAGGGAATGGGAGGATGGTGAGGAGCTTAGGCTTACGGAGAACAGAAATGCCTATAAGCTGCAGATAGCTCTTGATGAAAAAGGCAAAAAAATTCTTGGACACCAGAAGATAAAATTCAGAAATAATTACAATACAAGCCTGAAAGATATAGTGTTCCACCTATATCCTGATTCCTACAACACTGCAGAGACAAGGCCAAGTATTGGGGGAACTCCCCCAAAGCTCGCTGAAATAGAGATAGGGGATATAAAGATAGATAGAGTTAACTATAACGGAGAAGCTATGTCCTATAGTGAGGACAATCAAATATTGAAAATAAAACTAAATAAGGAGTTAAAGCCTGGCGAGGTTGGGGAGGTTACCATAGACTTTACCTTAAAGATACCTTATAGCCAGGACAGATTAGGATATTGCAGAAATCAGTATTCTATAACAAACTGGTATCCCATTCTCTCCATATATGATGAAACAGAAGGTTCTTGGGATGAAAACCCATTTCATCCTGTTGGTGAGTCAAACTATAGTGATTGCTCCGATTATATGGTTGAAATCGCAGTTCCAAAAGATGTTGTTGTAATCACCACAGGAGTGCAGATTGCTAAGAAAAATGAAGGCGATTTAAATAAGAACATTTTTGAGGCGGATAATACCAGGGATTTTGTTTTGTTCATGAGTTCTGAATATAAAGTTGTTTCAAAGGAAGTGGATGGAGTTAAGGTAAACAGCTATTATCTGTATGAGGAAAGTACGGCAAAGAGAATGCTTGATCTGGCTTGTAAGTCCTTACAGTATTTTAACGATACCTTTGGCAAATATCCTTATCCGGAATATGATGTTGTAGAATCCTATCTTTCCGGCGGAGCTATGGAATATCCCACTGTAACACAAATGGGGCCATATGGTAAAATGAGTGAGAACTATAATGCAAATGAACTGACTTTCTATGATGAGGCTGTGGTTCATGAGACCGCCCATCAATGGTTTTATTCCACAATAGGTAATAATGAATTTGAAGACCCTATACTGGATGAAAGCTTTACCTCCTATGCTACTGCATTGTTTTTCGAAGACTTATTTGGGAAAGATAACCCACTGGGGGTGAAGGGGTCATTTTTAGATAATTCCTACCGATACACAAGTCCTATATATCGTTCAACGGACAAGTATACTTGGAACGAGTTCAGTGTAATAGTTTATAAAATAGGTCCTGTGGTTTTAGAGGATTTAAGAAGACAAGTAGGCGAAGAAAAGTTTATGGAGATTTTTAGAACCTATTACCAGACCTATAAATTTAAAAATGCAACTCTGGAGGGCTTCTTAAAGATCATAGAAGAAAAGAGCAGTAAGGACATTAGTAATTATATAAGAACAGCCTTTACTTCTGATACCTATTCCACTGATGCACTGAGATTAAGAAATTAG
- a CDS encoding glycoside hydrolase family 13 protein, with protein sequence MNKHAIFHITNVPYAYAKDKDTLTVRVRAARNDLTSCKVYYKCRYDFQGPFKVNEMKLFAQTDLFDYFETDIHVEKNRYRYYFELTDKNGSRIFLDERGLREKELENNEATAFQYAYIGKADVYEECRWMQEAVAYQIFPDRFCNGDETNDPENTLEWGQPVSSTSMFGGDLQGIIDKLDYLKDLGIDLIYLTPVFLSTSNHKYNTADYYEIDPHFGTVDLAKELAEKCHERGIRIVFDAVFNHSGSDFFAFEDLLEKQEDSKYTDWFFPEGYPVSTGKVNYYTFSNEVAAMPKLNTANPEVREYLLNVGEYWVKEVGIDGWRLDVCDEVDHSFWKAFRKRIKSVNKDAVIVGEIMHEASSFLGGDELDSIMNYPFKGAMVDFFAKRTIDEKQFNHIITANRTNYMQSITRQLWNLLGSHDTKRFLTECDEKVERMKLAIAFQFTFIGVPYIYYGDEIGMTGGDDPLCRSCMIWEKEGQNIELLDLYKKLIALRKNNKVLVYGDYKPLLLEDNVIVFERSNDEETMIMAINNNDEAKEILTPFASRVRDAITGEELSLEKGLKLDKMNYKIFKVIK encoded by the coding sequence ATGAACAAGCACGCCATATTTCATATTACAAATGTTCCATATGCCTATGCGAAGGACAAGGACACACTGACGGTTAGAGTGAGAGCAGCCAGAAATGACTTGACCAGCTGTAAGGTATATTATAAATGCAGATATGATTTTCAGGGCCCCTTTAAAGTAAATGAAATGAAGCTTTTTGCTCAGACTGATCTGTTTGATTATTTTGAAACGGACATTCATGTTGAGAAGAACAGATACAGATACTATTTCGAATTGACAGATAAGAATGGCAGCAGGATATTCTTAGATGAAAGAGGTCTAAGGGAGAAGGAACTGGAGAATAACGAAGCCACAGCTTTCCAGTATGCCTATATCGGCAAGGCTGACGTCTATGAGGAATGCAGGTGGATGCAGGAAGCAGTAGCATATCAAATATTCCCGGACAGGTTTTGTAATGGGGATGAGACCAATGATCCGGAAAATACACTGGAATGGGGGCAGCCTGTTTCATCTACATCAATGTTTGGCGGTGACCTTCAGGGAATTATTGATAAGCTTGATTATTTAAAAGACTTAGGGATAGATCTTATATATCTTACTCCGGTATTTTTATCCACCTCAAATCACAAGTATAATACCGCAGACTACTATGAAATAGACCCTCATTTTGGTACTGTGGACCTTGCAAAGGAACTGGCAGAGAAATGCCATGAGAGGGGTATAAGGATTGTCTTTGATGCGGTATTCAACCACTCCGGCAGTGACTTTTTTGCCTTTGAAGACCTTCTGGAAAAGCAGGAGGACTCTAAATACACTGATTGGTTTTTCCCAGAAGGGTACCCGGTCAGCACCGGAAAGGTAAATTACTATACCTTTTCTAACGAGGTTGCTGCAATGCCTAAGCTTAACACTGCTAATCCTGAAGTTAGGGAATACCTTTTGAATGTTGGGGAGTATTGGGTTAAGGAAGTTGGCATAGACGGCTGGAGGCTGGATGTTTGTGATGAAGTTGATCATAGTTTCTGGAAGGCCTTCAGAAAGAGAATTAAATCTGTCAATAAGGATGCTGTCATAGTGGGTGAGATCATGCACGAAGCCAGTTCTTTCCTGGGTGGGGATGAGCTGGATTCCATTATGAATTATCCCTTCAAGGGAGCAATGGTAGACTTCTTTGCCAAGAGAACTATAGATGAAAAGCAGTTTAATCATATTATAACAGCCAACAGAACTAACTATATGCAAAGCATAACCAGGCAGTTGTGGAATCTCCTAGGCAGCCATGATACAAAGAGATTTTTGACAGAATGTGATGAGAAAGTGGAAAGAATGAAGCTGGCCATAGCCTTTCAGTTCACTTTTATTGGCGTACCATATATATACTATGGAGATGAAATTGGCATGACCGGCGGTGATGATCCCTTGTGCAGAAGCTGCATGATATGGGAAAAGGAAGGACAGAACATAGAGCTGTTAGACCTATATAAAAAGCTCATAGCCCTCAGAAAGAATAATAAGGTATTGGTTTATGGAGACTATAAACCACTGTTATTGGAAGATAATGTAATTGTATTTGAGAGAAGTAATGATGAGGAAACGATGATTATGGCCATAAACAACAATGATGAAGCCAAGGAAATCTTAACCCCTTTTGCGTCAAGGGTAAGGGATGCAATTACTGGGGAAGAGCTTAGCCTTGAAAAGGGACTTAAACTGGATAAGATGAATTATAAAATATTTAAGGTTATAAAATGA
- a CDS encoding helix-turn-helix transcriptional regulator: MIIIILDDFISDKYFFNPTISLLIESSAKADILDLIRKKHLQELQEEVSFEHKKNDLFMWNVVYIREVLAKGTYKQNIHLLYNKLYFKIAKAASIKELQQIELEIASSYLDLLIHDAEVTDTFVVNKLLQYLHINIESHISLERLSKDLKISIGYASECFKRKMGITLMQYARKIKVERGKTLLLSTSKSILEISMLLGFYDQSHFTRTFKSLTGVTPTEYRNQNYL, encoded by the coding sequence GTGATTATTATAATACTTGATGATTTCATATCGGATAAATACTTTTTTAACCCCACCATTTCATTGCTTATAGAATCCAGCGCCAAAGCAGATATATTAGATTTAATCAGAAAAAAACATTTGCAGGAGCTTCAAGAGGAAGTTTCCTTTGAGCATAAGAAAAATGACTTGTTTATGTGGAATGTGGTATATATAAGAGAGGTTTTAGCTAAGGGCACCTACAAGCAGAATATTCATCTGCTGTATAACAAGCTCTACTTCAAAATTGCCAAGGCAGCCAGCATAAAAGAGCTTCAACAAATTGAACTGGAAATTGCCTCATCCTATCTGGATCTTCTAATACATGACGCAGAAGTTACCGACACCTTTGTAGTAAATAAGCTCCTCCAATATCTCCATATTAATATTGAGAGCCATATATCCCTGGAACGGTTGTCAAAGGACTTAAAGATATCCATAGGTTATGCCTCCGAATGCTTCAAAAGAAAAATGGGCATTACACTGATGCAGTATGCCAGAAAAATAAAGGTGGAAAGGGGAAAGACCCTGCTATTAAGCACTTCCAAAAGTATCTTGGAGATATCTATGCTGCTAGGCTTTTATGATCAGAGTCACTTTACCAGAACCTTCAAGTCCCTTACAGGAGTAACCCCTACAGAGTACAGAAATCAAAACTATCTTTGA
- a CDS encoding LTA synthase family protein: MRKKLYSGVYRNLKPEPIVKLRTTILFAVLAKTIIFLALLESTKAKTLKWSNVSFEFWYVYLFFALLIFSFGYLFSKGRQIKFYLIFDILYTVLLVADLWYFRVNRDFLGLKNIVSPGTFNPLKGSLFNAQPIDIIFVPDIIFLVFWIKLRDIRNSSLRAAKKFGISLSIAIIGILISYCLINVVGTSSWHKKLFKKGWTPLMSVRAPGPIGYHLYEGYTIINRAMKPTSREDMEEIKQWLSQNKEGLPDNEYKGIFQGKNVIFLQLESFENFILNREVNGKEITPFINKLAKEGLYFNNIYQQNNGGNSIDCDLMVNTSIFPLGECITATNYGEVVYPKSLARILKNEGYTTVATHGDYPAEFNWTELHRNGFGVDIIWDVYKYRYEERVGYGLSDRSFLSQLSDKMKELPEPFYVHAPTMSNHGPYKIDKKYRVLNLPKEIDESYLGGYFESALYTDKQVEMFINRLDRAGILDNTVVVLYGDHAGVHKYYNEDIQKLSFDGDWWKEYDQEIPLIIYAKGIEPAVIETYGGQTDIMPTVLYMLGVEDSKYRDHVMGRILVNTNRNSVVIKGNEIKGEVKSEEEKEHLLKSYDIGSKIIKNGGDIE; this comes from the coding sequence TTGAGAAAAAAGCTTTATTCCGGTGTATACAGAAACCTAAAGCCGGAGCCTATAGTAAAACTTAGAACAACGATACTCTTTGCAGTATTGGCCAAAACAATAATATTTTTAGCCTTATTGGAAAGTACTAAGGCTAAAACCCTAAAGTGGAGCAATGTAAGCTTTGAGTTTTGGTATGTTTACCTCTTCTTTGCCCTATTAATATTCTCTTTTGGCTATCTGTTTTCAAAAGGACGGCAAATTAAGTTTTATTTGATTTTTGATATTTTATATACGGTACTATTGGTTGCAGATTTATGGTATTTTAGGGTGAATAGAGATTTTCTTGGTTTAAAGAATATAGTCTCACCAGGAACCTTTAACCCCTTGAAAGGATCTCTGTTCAATGCACAGCCCATAGATATAATATTTGTTCCGGATATTATATTTTTAGTTTTTTGGATCAAGCTAAGAGATATAAGAAATAGCTCGTTAAGGGCTGCTAAAAAATTTGGAATTTCCTTATCTATAGCAATAATAGGAATACTTATATCCTACTGTTTAATAAATGTAGTTGGAACATCTAGCTGGCATAAAAAGCTCTTTAAAAAAGGGTGGACACCTTTAATGTCAGTAAGGGCTCCAGGGCCTATAGGATACCATTTGTACGAGGGCTACACCATTATTAATAGGGCAATGAAACCTACCAGCAGAGAAGATATGGAGGAAATAAAGCAGTGGCTTTCACAAAACAAAGAAGGCCTGCCGGATAACGAGTATAAAGGGATATTTCAAGGTAAAAATGTTATTTTCCTTCAATTGGAGTCCTTTGAGAATTTTATTCTTAACAGAGAAGTCAATGGCAAGGAAATAACACCCTTTATAAATAAGTTAGCAAAAGAGGGCCTATACTTTAATAATATCTACCAACAAAATAATGGTGGAAACAGTATAGACTGCGACCTAATGGTTAATACCTCAATTTTCCCACTGGGGGAGTGCATAACCGCCACAAACTATGGTGAAGTAGTTTATCCTAAATCCTTGGCAAGAATACTTAAGAATGAAGGATATACTACCGTAGCAACCCACGGTGATTATCCTGCCGAGTTCAACTGGACGGAGCTTCACCGGAACGGTTTTGGAGTGGATATAATATGGGATGTATACAAGTATCGTTATGAGGAGAGGGTTGGCTATGGGCTCTCAGACAGAAGTTTTTTAAGTCAGCTGTCGGATAAGATGAAAGAACTACCTGAGCCTTTTTATGTACATGCACCAACCATGTCCAACCACGGTCCTTATAAGATAGATAAAAAGTATAGAGTATTAAATTTACCCAAGGAAATAGATGAAAGCTATCTGGGTGGATATTTTGAAAGTGCCCTGTATACAGATAAACAGGTGGAGATGTTCATTAACAGATTAGATAGGGCAGGAATATTGGATAACACCGTAGTTGTCCTGTATGGTGATCATGCGGGAGTTCACAAGTACTATAATGAGGATATTCAAAAGCTAAGCTTTGACGGAGACTGGTGGAAGGAGTATGACCAAGAGATTCCCCTTATCATTTATGCCAAGGGAATAGAACCTGCAGTCATTGAGACCTATGGCGGCCAAACAGATATAATGCCCACTGTGTTATATATGCTGGGAGTTGAAGATTCAAAGTATAGAGACCATGTCATGGGAAGAATACTAGTAAACACCAATAGAAACTCCGTAGTTATTAAGGGCAACGAAATTAAGGGAGAAGTAAAGTCTGAGGAAGAGAAGGAACACCTATTGAAAAGTTATGACATTGGTAGTAAGATAATAAAAAATGGCGGTGATATAGAATAA
- a CDS encoding GNAT family N-acetyltransferase, whose protein sequence is MDEMTFVVRQAEEDDIPQIIEVAKEAFAAYRENAGILDLVGPLEETYEDLKRDLENKLILVALLNGQLVGSVRVQINPDKTAYLSRFGVRVANQNNGVGKVLMNAVDNAMIQLGVKNLYLHTASRLFSLVRFYYGRGFYIESTTKDRGYIRALLCKEYETQNINDNHSAEYSNLAVV, encoded by the coding sequence ATGGACGAAATGACCTTTGTGGTTAGACAGGCGGAGGAGGACGACATTCCTCAAATAATAGAAGTAGCAAAAGAGGCTTTTGCAGCTTATAGAGAAAATGCAGGAATTTTGGATTTGGTAGGTCCACTGGAAGAGACGTATGAAGATCTAAAAAGAGATTTGGAGAATAAATTAATTCTGGTAGCTCTGTTAAACGGTCAACTGGTTGGCAGCGTAAGAGTCCAAATAAATCCTGACAAAACAGCATACCTCAGTAGGTTTGGGGTAAGGGTAGCTAACCAAAATAATGGGGTTGGCAAAGTTTTAATGAATGCAGTGGATAATGCTATGATACAGTTAGGAGTAAAAAACCTTTATCTGCATACGGCATCAAGATTATTTTCACTTGTTAGATTCTATTATGGTAGAGGATTTTATATCGAATCCACCACAAAGGACAGAGGTTATATAAGAGCTCTGCTCTGTAAAGAATACGAAACTCAAAACATCAATGATAATCACTCTGCTGAGTACAGTAATTTAGCAGTAGTATAA
- the argC gene encoding N-acetyl-gamma-glutamyl-phosphate reductase: MLNVGIIGATGYAGEQVVWILRNHSEANIVFYGSHNYTGIPFNEIYGNYTGFIKDRCVDMEEAIRQLDNIDVLFIALPHGKAFEVTEKALSKGVKVIDLGADYRLKSKEVYEQWYQVEHLSAQLLEEAVYGLPELNREKVASCRLLANPGCYPTATILALAPLLKNKLIDTNSIIVDAKSGVSGAGRSASINNLFTEVNEFIKAYGVASHRHTPEIEQELSKVYGEDVLISFTPHLVPMNRGILSTCYGKMTKEMTTEEVLELYRNFYAGEYFVKVADGLPETRWVRGSNLCHMGVKVDKRTNRVIVVSAIDNLVKGAAGQAVQNMNIMFGIKETEGLEFIAMAP, translated from the coding sequence ATGTTAAATGTTGGTATAATTGGTGCTACCGGATATGCCGGAGAACAGGTGGTTTGGATACTAAGAAATCACAGTGAAGCCAATATAGTGTTTTACGGCTCTCATAACTATACAGGTATCCCTTTTAATGAGATTTATGGGAATTACACAGGCTTTATAAAGGATCGCTGTGTAGATATGGAGGAGGCTATAAGACAGTTAGACAATATAGACGTATTGTTTATTGCCCTGCCTCACGGTAAAGCTTTCGAAGTAACTGAAAAAGCACTAAGTAAGGGGGTTAAGGTTATTGACCTTGGTGCAGACTACAGGCTTAAGTCAAAGGAAGTCTATGAACAATGGTACCAAGTAGAGCATTTGAGTGCTCAATTATTGGAGGAAGCAGTATATGGACTGCCGGAGTTAAATAGGGAAAAGGTTGCAAGCTGCAGACTTTTAGCTAATCCGGGCTGTTACCCCACAGCAACAATATTAGCATTGGCACCTTTATTAAAAAATAAACTGATTGATACAAATTCAATAATAGTGGATGCCAAGTCTGGAGTGTCCGGTGCCGGCAGAAGTGCAAGTATAAATAATTTATTTACAGAGGTCAATGAATTCATAAAGGCTTATGGAGTGGCAAGCCACAGGCACACACCTGAAATTGAACAGGAGCTTAGCAAGGTATACGGAGAAGATGTGCTTATATCTTTTACACCACACCTTGTACCAATGAACAGAGGAATACTATCAACATGCTATGGCAAAATGACAAAAGAGATGACTACAGAAGAAGTGCTTGAATTATATAGGAATTTTTATGCAGGGGAATACTTTGTAAAGGTAGCAGATGGTCTACCGGAAACCCGGTGGGTGAGGGGTTCCAATCTTTGTCACATGGGAGTGAAGGTGGATAAGAGAACAAACAGAGTTATTGTAGTCTCAGCCATCGATAATCTGGTTAAAGGAGCTGCAGGCCAAGCGGTTCAGAATATGAATATCATGTTTGGAATCAAGGAAACAGAAGGCTTAGAGTTCATTGCTATGGCCCCATAA
- the argB gene encoding acetylglutamate kinase — protein sequence MSNQEESLNIESLIKLSEFKGKTFVIKYGGSIMDNAEAQSAFIEDLKLLNAMGVNLVIVHGGGPEISKWLQKAGVENKWVKGLRVTDSETMEIVEMVLSGSVNKKLTSNLSINGLKAIGLSGKDSNLINARKTYVEDDGAKVDIGYVGEVVSINKEVILNLLDNGYIPVISPVGGDSEGNSYNINADYAASYISGALEADKFLVMTDIDGVYTDINDPSTLLPSITAAEVNHLIDRGVIFGGMIPKMECCMDALHKGTKGVHLIDGRKKHGLLLNILTEGGTKIISGGGNE from the coding sequence ATGAGCAATCAAGAGGAATCATTAAATATAGAATCGCTTATAAAACTGAGTGAATTTAAGGGAAAAACCTTTGTTATCAAATACGGCGGCAGTATCATGGACAATGCAGAAGCGCAATCTGCCTTTATAGAGGATTTAAAGCTGCTAAATGCTATGGGTGTAAACCTGGTTATTGTGCACGGGGGCGGCCCTGAAATATCAAAATGGCTGCAAAAGGCCGGAGTAGAAAATAAATGGGTCAAGGGCCTTAGGGTTACAGACAGTGAAACCATGGAAATCGTAGAAATGGTCTTATCCGGCAGTGTGAATAAGAAGCTTACCTCCAACTTAAGCATAAACGGACTTAAGGCTATAGGCTTAAGCGGTAAGGACAGCAATCTTATAAATGCCAGAAAAACCTATGTAGAGGACGATGGAGCAAAGGTAGATATTGGCTATGTAGGTGAGGTTGTAAGTATAAATAAGGAAGTAATTCTAAACCTATTGGATAACGGCTATATACCTGTAATCTCACCGGTAGGCGGCGACAGTGAGGGAAACAGCTACAATATTAATGCTGATTATGCTGCCTCCTATATAAGCGGAGCCTTAGAAGCAGATAAGTTTTTAGTGATGACGGATATCGACGGTGTCTATACTGATATAAATGATCCTTCTACTCTTTTACCTTCTATCACAGCAGCAGAGGTTAATCATCTAATTGATAGAGGAGTAATTTTCGGTGGTATGATTCCAAAGATGGAATGCTGTATGGATGCTCTGCATAAAGGAACAAAAGGGGTTCATCTCATAGATGGACGGAAAAAGCACGGATTACTACTTAATATATTAACGGAAGGCGGAACAAAAATTATATCTGGAGGAGGTAATGAATAA
- a CDS encoding aspartate aminotransferase family protein, whose protein sequence is MSREHLMNTYGRYDVTFEKGVGCKLYDVNGKEYLDFISGVAVNCLGHSHPVIVNAIKEQSQKLIHISNYFWNTEHTKVAEKLIENSDHKNVFLCNSGTEAVEGALKLGRKYGKLKGGPDKHTIIYMEDSFHGRSMGALSVTGQGKYQESFKPLIGGVKSVPFNDIEALKKAFDANVCALILEPIQGEGGINTADIDFLREARRLCDEHDAILIFDEIQCGMGRLGTLFAYKQFDVIPDVICLAKALGGGFPIGAFVASEKARDVLVAGDHGSTYGGNPLASAVSAAVLTELVEGGVVAKVTEKGNYLKSKLTEIKDKYGVIKEVKGMGLLIGISLTVSPKDFASLCFKKGFLVATAGTDVVRLLPPLNVSSEDMDSALAIIEEVVKEFSIKG, encoded by the coding sequence ATGTCACGAGAACACCTAATGAATACCTATGGCCGTTATGATGTAACCTTTGAAAAGGGAGTGGGCTGCAAGCTCTATGATGTTAACGGCAAGGAATACTTGGACTTTATTTCCGGCGTAGCTGTAAACTGCCTGGGCCACAGTCATCCCGTAATTGTAAATGCAATTAAAGAGCAGAGCCAAAAGCTCATCCATATATCCAACTACTTTTGGAACACTGAACACACCAAGGTAGCAGAGAAGCTTATTGAAAACAGTGATCATAAGAATGTATTTTTATGCAACAGTGGTACCGAGGCAGTGGAAGGCGCCCTAAAGCTTGGAAGAAAATACGGAAAGCTTAAGGGTGGTCCAGATAAGCATACAATAATATATATGGAAGACTCCTTCCACGGCAGAAGCATGGGGGCTCTTTCGGTAACCGGCCAAGGCAAATACCAGGAGAGCTTTAAGCCCCTTATAGGAGGAGTAAAAAGCGTACCATTTAATGATATAGAAGCCCTAAAAAAGGCCTTTGATGCCAATGTATGTGCCTTAATACTGGAACCTATACAAGGAGAAGGCGGAATTAATACCGCAGATATAGATTTCTTAAGAGAAGCACGAAGACTATGTGATGAACATGATGCAATATTGATTTTCGATGAAATTCAGTGTGGTATGGGAAGGCTGGGAACCCTCTTTGCCTACAAGCAGTTTGATGTAATTCCTGATGTAATATGTTTAGCTAAAGCTCTTGGCGGCGGCTTCCCCATCGGAGCCTTTGTAGCCAGCGAAAAGGCCCGGGATGTACTTGTAGCCGGTGATCACGGCAGCACCTACGGCGGAAATCCCTTGGCATCTGCAGTTTCAGCAGCAGTTTTAACAGAACTGGTGGAGGGCGGTGTTGTTGCGAAGGTTACAGAAAAGGGCAATTACCTAAAAAGTAAACTTACAGAAATAAAGGACAAATACGGAGTTATTAAAGAGGTAAAAGGTATGGGCCTGCTTATCGGAATAAGCCTCACTGTAAGCCCTAAGGATTTTGCCAGCCTGTGCTTCAAAAAAGGTTTCCTGGTAGCCACTGCTGGTACAGACGTTGTTAGATTACTTCCTCCGCTGAATGTGTCCTCAGAGGATATGGACAGTGCCTTAGCTATAATTGAAGAGGTTGTAAAGGAATTTAGTATTAAGGGGTGA